One window of the Labilibaculum sp. genome contains the following:
- a CDS encoding 4Fe-4S binding protein, producing the protein MSKKRVSLFRNILQFSVLALIIFFFIGNQLGLGAVDFEAYCPMGGIQAILTLMQDGLIACNMTVTQMVLGAIFIFTVLVLGKLFCSHLCPLGTVSETLGKLGDRLKIRREITGIPDKLLRSLKYILLFLTLTITLKTGELFCKEYDPFYTSITLFGHRVNFLYATISISIFVIGNVVFRLFWCKYMCPLGAISNIFKYWVGVAIVVVVLGAMYFFEVGIDIAYIVGIICLAGYALEIFKIQTKKQSVLKIIRHTHECIDCGLCSRTCPQGIDVADLVFVKHPDCNICGDCVSACPKEGALTLNEKLNVKWLPSVIVVVLFVTGLLIGSQYNLPTVSKAWGSAEQMNNSKEFKLEHLSHLTCFSSSMGFVRQMKEVEGILAVSTYISDHSANIVYDTTKLNELSIRKMLYARAKQFIEAPALDQNLVVHKLRFEQYISKEDLAKISEKLIGTKVYQLETQFDTEIRMLAFCDAGISEETIEGLINTVKIGRKTPYKVVDVVRSPVAVNGLDLMKRTFQKYQVTFNNYKTYPKEQLRSFKVDLIDFPKNEQLFNLLANHVGKKFNGAVGINATYENNPEVRFFYIQDMVEPQAISDWISKDELTLEYTNGEVEQKANPFLFDIKKPNPLD; encoded by the coding sequence ATGAGTAAAAAACGAGTTAGCCTTTTCAGAAATATATTACAGTTTTCTGTATTAGCTCTTATCATTTTCTTTTTTATAGGGAATCAGTTAGGTTTAGGAGCTGTAGATTTTGAGGCATATTGCCCAATGGGAGGAATTCAAGCCATATTAACTTTAATGCAAGACGGATTAATAGCATGTAATATGACCGTTACTCAAATGGTATTGGGTGCTATTTTCATTTTTACCGTATTGGTTTTGGGAAAATTATTTTGCAGTCATCTTTGTCCTTTAGGAACAGTTTCCGAAACTCTTGGAAAATTAGGTGATCGTTTAAAAATCCGCAGAGAAATTACTGGTATTCCAGATAAACTTCTTCGAAGTCTAAAATACATTCTTCTGTTTTTAACACTAACAATTACATTAAAAACAGGTGAGCTATTTTGCAAGGAATACGATCCATTTTATACCAGTATCACTTTATTTGGTCATCGGGTAAACTTTTTATATGCCACCATTTCCATATCCATATTTGTTATCGGGAATGTTGTGTTCAGGTTGTTTTGGTGCAAGTACATGTGTCCGCTGGGAGCAATCTCCAATATTTTTAAATATTGGGTTGGAGTAGCCATTGTTGTTGTTGTTTTAGGCGCTATGTATTTTTTCGAAGTAGGTATCGACATAGCATATATTGTTGGAATTATCTGTTTGGCAGGATATGCGTTAGAGATTTTCAAAATACAGACTAAAAAGCAATCCGTATTAAAAATAATCCGTCATACGCACGAATGCATCGATTGCGGCTTGTGCTCAAGAACTTGTCCTCAGGGAATTGATGTGGCAGATCTTGTTTTTGTTAAACATCCTGATTGTAATATCTGCGGCGATTGTGTTTCGGCTTGTCCTAAAGAGGGTGCTCTTACATTAAACGAGAAATTAAATGTAAAATGGCTGCCATCGGTAATCGTTGTTGTTCTGTTTGTAACAGGTTTACTAATTGGCAGTCAGTATAATCTTCCTACCGTATCTAAAGCATGGGGTAGTGCGGAGCAAATGAATAATTCAAAGGAATTTAAATTAGAGCATTTAAGTCACCTAACCTGTTTTAGCAGTTCGATGGGTTTTGTTCGCCAGATGAAGGAAGTGGAAGGAATATTGGCAGTATCTACTTATATCAGTGATCATTCAGCAAATATTGTTTACGATACTACAAAATTGAATGAATTAAGCATTCGAAAAATGCTTTACGCCAGAGCAAAACAGTTCATCGAAGCACCAGCTTTGGATCAGAATCTTGTGGTTCACAAATTGAGGTTTGAGCAATACATTTCAAAAGAAGATTTAGCTAAAATTTCAGAGAAACTAATTGGTACAAAAGTATATCAGTTGGAAACACAGTTCGATACTGAAATTAGAATGTTGGCTTTTTGTGATGCAGGTATAAGCGAAGAAACTATCGAAGGACTCATTAATACGGTGAAAATTGGACGCAAAACGCCTTACAAAGTTGTTGATGTTGTGCGATCACCTGTAGCTGTAAACGGTTTGGACTTAATGAAGCGTACCTTCCAAAAGTATCAGGTAACATTTAATAATTATAAAACTTATCCGAAAGAACAGCTGCGATCGTTTAAAGTCGATTTGATTGATTTCCCTAAGAATGAACAATTATTCAATCTGCTGGCAAATCATGTTGGCAAAAAATTTAATGGTGCCGTGGGAATCAACGCAACCTATGAAAATAATCCTGAGGTGAGATTCTTTTACATACAGGATATGGTTGAACCACAGGCTATCTCAGACTGGATAAGCAAAGATGAATTGACTCTGGAGTATACCAACGGAGAGGTGGAACAAAAGGCGAATCCATTTTTATTCGATATCAAAAAACCGAACCCATTAGACTAA
- the istB gene encoding IS21-like element helper ATPase IstB, which produces MMQIETQFKQLRLHGMNRTWMALQETRRHHELSLSEGLEILLQAEQQEREQKRFERLEKNARFRYQASIEELKMEAARGVDKTLITSLATGDYLSRGESVLITGSTGCGKSFLASALGHQACVQGFKVAYYNTQKLLQKTKVARIEGTIYKFFEKVAKMDLLILDDFGLSHLEQQQQLDLMEMIEDRHGKASTIIASQLPVASWFDIIGEETIADAILDRLVHTSYRIELKGESLRKKR; this is translated from the coding sequence ATGATGCAAATTGAAACCCAATTTAAACAATTACGACTGCATGGAATGAATCGAACCTGGATGGCTCTGCAGGAAACCAGAAGGCACCACGAACTCTCCCTGAGTGAAGGACTTGAAATACTACTTCAGGCCGAACAGCAGGAAAGAGAGCAAAAGCGCTTCGAGCGACTGGAAAAGAATGCCCGTTTTCGTTATCAGGCATCTATCGAAGAACTTAAGATGGAGGCTGCCAGAGGAGTAGATAAAACTCTGATTACAAGCTTGGCGACAGGCGATTACCTGTCGCGTGGTGAATCCGTACTAATCACAGGATCGACTGGTTGCGGAAAAAGCTTTTTAGCTTCGGCACTTGGTCATCAGGCGTGTGTGCAGGGCTTTAAAGTTGCCTACTACAACACGCAAAAGCTGTTGCAGAAAACCAAAGTAGCCCGCATCGAAGGAACCATTTACAAGTTCTTTGAAAAGGTGGCCAAAATGGATCTGCTAATACTCGATGATTTTGGGCTCTCTCATTTGGAACAACAGCAACAGTTGGATCTGATGGAGATGATCGAAGACAGGCATGGAAAAGCCTCCACTATTATCGCCAGTCAATTGCCCGTGGCCAGCTGGTTCGACATCATTGGAGAGGAAACCATAGCCGATGCAATTCTGGACCGTCTGGTACACACCTCATACCGAATCGAATTAAAAGGAGAAAGTTTAAGAAAAAAACGGTAA
- the istA gene encoding IS21 family transposase — MAGKPKPMSQIKQLLRLHQQGSPKKTIARDLGVSKNTVKAYLDKLSRLKTDVDSLLLLDDPVLEARFHPGNPAYKDERFEHFKGKLNYFTRELKRTGVTRKLLWEEYRMDYAQGYSHTQFCHHLSQHLIASKPSMVLQHQAGEKLFIDFAGKKLNYVDVQTGEVIHCQVFVACLPYSDYSFAMAVKSQSVGDFLYALGCSLEYFGGVPQVLVPDNLKAAIVKASRYEPDVNRAMEDFANHYGTTVIPTRARKPKDKALVENQVRLIYTRIYAKIRNLQFFSLKDLNQAIGQKNREHNQTRMQQKPYCREERFLADEKHLLSSLPEQPFELKYYRTLKAAKNNHVYLSEDKHYYSVPFAYIGVKVKVIYTRSMVYIYAKGKQVAVHIRSYGKGTYSTDREHLCSAHNHYLDRSPGYYLRKAQTGCPELHELISMVFKQNKHPEQLYRTCDGLLNLHRKTNPENFRKACKVALKYEICSYRFLLNVINNKTSDMIDQINKPALPEHRNIRGKAYYSQSTLKLNSYDAN, encoded by the coding sequence ATGGCTGGAAAACCAAAACCTATGAGTCAGATCAAACAATTACTGCGCTTGCATCAGCAAGGAAGCCCAAAGAAAACCATAGCCAGGGATCTGGGTGTAAGCAAGAATACCGTGAAGGCGTACCTGGATAAACTATCCCGATTGAAAACGGATGTTGACAGCCTGTTGTTGCTGGATGATCCCGTATTGGAAGCCAGGTTTCATCCCGGTAATCCAGCCTATAAGGACGAACGCTTTGAGCATTTTAAGGGAAAACTGAATTACTTTACCCGTGAACTGAAACGTACCGGAGTTACCAGAAAGCTATTGTGGGAAGAGTACCGTATGGATTATGCACAAGGCTACAGCCATACTCAGTTCTGCCATCACCTGTCACAACATTTGATTGCTTCCAAACCATCAATGGTACTGCAGCACCAGGCGGGCGAGAAGCTTTTTATCGACTTTGCCGGAAAGAAACTGAACTACGTGGATGTGCAGACCGGAGAGGTGATCCACTGTCAGGTCTTTGTGGCCTGCTTGCCTTATTCAGACTATAGTTTTGCCATGGCTGTAAAGAGTCAAAGTGTTGGTGATTTTTTATACGCTCTGGGATGTAGTCTGGAATACTTTGGAGGAGTCCCTCAGGTACTGGTACCGGATAACCTGAAGGCGGCCATCGTAAAAGCCAGCAGGTATGAACCCGATGTTAACCGGGCAATGGAGGATTTTGCCAACCATTACGGCACCACTGTGATTCCTACACGGGCACGCAAACCAAAGGACAAGGCACTTGTTGAGAACCAGGTTCGGCTGATCTACACAAGGATTTATGCAAAAATACGGAACCTGCAGTTTTTTAGTCTGAAAGACCTGAATCAGGCCATCGGCCAGAAGAACCGCGAACACAACCAGACCCGTATGCAGCAGAAGCCTTACTGCCGTGAAGAGCGTTTTCTCGCCGATGAGAAGCATCTGCTCAGCAGCTTACCGGAACAGCCTTTCGAGCTAAAATACTACCGGACACTTAAGGCAGCCAAGAATAATCACGTCTACCTGAGTGAAGACAAACACTACTATAGTGTGCCATTCGCCTACATTGGAGTGAAGGTAAAGGTCATTTACACCCGCTCCATGGTTTACATTTATGCCAAAGGCAAACAGGTCGCTGTGCACATACGAAGCTACGGTAAGGGAACCTACAGTACCGACCGGGAACACTTGTGTTCCGCCCACAACCATTACCTGGACCGAAGTCCCGGGTACTATCTTCGAAAAGCTCAGACAGGCTGTCCTGAACTCCATGAGTTAATCAGTATGGTCTTTAAGCAGAATAAGCATCCCGAACAGCTGTACCGGACCTGTGACGGACTCTTGAACCTGCATAGAAAAACCAATCCGGAAAACTTCAGGAAAGCCTGTAAGGTGGCCTTGAAATACGAGATCTGTTCGTACAGATTCCTGCTTAATGTGATCAATAACAAAACCTCAGACATGATAGATCAGATAAATAAACCGGCTTTACCCGAGCACCGGAATATCCGCGGAAAAGCCTATTACTCACAATCCACACTTAAATTGAATAGCTATGATGCAAATTGA
- a CDS encoding AraC family transcriptional regulator — translation MASIFSRQLSHISDQIFIFWLVLVFLAEITFFLSSQNLFEDFHWVYEFACGSHVLHGTVFYFYVLSLVVPFFKFERKHLLHLFPFAVYMGYKTTTKLLGLVDCLEEGGCSHSDNIYAVISVYMKFLIILVYVIAAYAVIWKIKEDEQFRKTNPYGVKWICSIGNGVVILLAAVFFIRMLDSYNVHFIIDQVMLINIIVSVFVISFVYIYTKYAYIFAHPFGNDPSSIKEVKTKLDVNGKQDEDQYSKICTYIEENDLFKDGDLTLRKLSSLINIPEHTISQVINRVTDRSYSDFINAYRINFFLNQVENNAHEEQTLLYMAFECGFNSKSSFNRVFKQFHDVTPSEYIKSKGI, via the coding sequence ATGGCATCCATTTTTTCGAGACAATTAAGTCACATTTCCGATCAGATATTTATTTTCTGGTTGGTATTGGTATTTCTTGCTGAAATAACTTTTTTTCTTTCCTCTCAGAATTTATTTGAAGACTTTCATTGGGTTTATGAGTTTGCGTGTGGTAGTCATGTTTTGCATGGTACGGTTTTTTACTTTTATGTGTTAAGTCTTGTTGTTCCATTTTTTAAGTTTGAAAGAAAACACCTGCTTCATTTATTCCCTTTTGCAGTTTATATGGGCTACAAAACAACGACTAAATTATTGGGTTTGGTGGATTGTTTGGAAGAGGGTGGCTGTTCTCACTCCGATAACATTTACGCTGTAATTTCGGTGTATATGAAATTCCTTATTATTCTTGTCTATGTTATTGCGGCATACGCTGTAATATGGAAAATTAAAGAGGATGAGCAATTTAGAAAAACAAACCCTTATGGTGTAAAGTGGATATGTAGTATTGGGAATGGTGTTGTTATATTATTGGCTGCAGTTTTTTTTATAAGAATGCTCGATAGTTATAATGTTCATTTTATTATCGATCAGGTAATGCTCATCAATATTATCGTTTCAGTTTTTGTAATTTCGTTCGTTTATATTTATACGAAGTATGCCTATATTTTTGCACATCCATTTGGAAATGATCCCAGCTCAATAAAAGAGGTTAAGACCAAATTGGATGTAAATGGTAAGCAAGACGAAGATCAATACAGTAAAATTTGCACTTATATTGAAGAAAATGATTTGTTTAAAGATGGTGATTTAACACTTCGGAAACTTTCCTCGTTAATAAATATTCCAGAACACACCATTTCGCAGGTAATTAATCGGGTAACCGATCGATCTTATTCCGATTTTATAAATGCCTACCGAATCAATTTCTTTTTAAATCAAGTTGAGAACAATGCCCATGAAGAGCAAACTTTACTTTATATGGCATTTGAATGTGGTTTCAATTCTAAATCTTCTTTTAATCGGGTTTTTAAACAGTTTCACGATGTAACTCCTTCCGAATATATTAAATCAAAAGGTATTTAA
- a CDS encoding NYN domain-containing protein: MNETNDLNLAVLIDADNIPYSNIKGMLDEIAKLGTPSIKRIYGDWTKPTVAGWKPALLEHAITPIQQYSYTTGKNATDSAMIIDAMDILHNGKVDGFCLVSSDSDFTRLATRLRESRMLVIGIGEKKTPNPFIVACDKFIYIEIISGKKIREKKKEATATPAETQKFDKIDKQFLNLLINSIEDIADDDGWAFLAELGSLINKKKPDFDPRNYGFNKLTPLLKSMQQHFEIDERDSGKRNIKHIFVRIRE, translated from the coding sequence ATGAACGAAACGAATGATTTGAACCTTGCGGTTCTGATTGATGCCGATAATATTCCCTATTCGAACATTAAAGGAATGCTCGATGAAATAGCTAAATTAGGCACACCAAGCATTAAACGTATTTATGGCGATTGGACAAAACCTACTGTTGCGGGTTGGAAACCGGCCTTGCTTGAACATGCAATTACTCCTATTCAGCAATACTCCTACACCACCGGAAAAAATGCTACCGATTCGGCAATGATTATTGATGCCATGGACATTTTGCACAATGGTAAAGTAGATGGTTTCTGTCTCGTATCAAGCGATAGTGATTTTACCCGCCTGGCTACACGGCTAAGAGAATCAAGAATGCTTGTAATTGGAATCGGAGAAAAGAAAACGCCAAATCCTTTTATTGTTGCCTGCGATAAATTCATTTATATCGAAATTATTAGTGGTAAAAAAATCCGTGAGAAAAAGAAAGAAGCCACTGCAACACCTGCCGAAACACAGAAATTTGACAAGATTGACAAACAGTTTCTCAACTTACTGATCAATTCGATTGAAGACATTGCTGACGACGATGGCTGGGCTTTTCTTGCTGAACTGGGTTCTTTAATCAACAAAAAGAAACCCGATTTCGATCCTAGAAACTACGGATTTAACAAACTCACCCCTCTACTTAAATCAATGCAGCAACATTTCGAAATTGATGAAAGAGATAGTGGAAAACGTAATATCAAACACATTTTCGTGCGGATTAGAGAGTAA
- a CDS encoding carbon-nitrogen hydrolase family protein, whose protein sequence is MQEIENIELSFLSLDDYQELKKAMIESYTSMPNSYWREHQIKTLIDNFPDGQVVIKVNNHIAGCALSIIVDYSKFDDKHTYKEITGNYTFSTHNPDGDVLYGIDVFIKPEFRGLRLGRRLYDYRKELSERLNLKGVAFGGRIPNYHKYADKLSPKEYIEKVRRKEIHDPVLNFQVSNDFHPSKILKNYLEGDEDSNDYAVLLEWDNIYYEKKNKKPSIIKKVVRLGLIQWQMRSYNNLDELMHQAEYFVDAVSGYRSDFALFPEFFNAPLMAKDNHLSEPEAIRKLAKHTETIVQKFSELAISYNINIISGSLPEIKDDRLYNVGYLCKRDGSIERYEKLHTTPDEVKVWGMQNGSELKVFDTDCGKIGILICYDVEFPELSRLLADEGMDILFVPFLTDTQNGYSRVRNCAQARAIENECYVAIAGSVGNLPKVHNMDIQYAQSMVFTPCDFAFPANGIKAEATPNTEMILIADVDIDLLRELNQFGSVRNLKDRRKDIYNLKKL, encoded by the coding sequence ATGCAGGAAATAGAAAACATCGAATTGTCCTTCTTAAGTTTAGATGATTATCAGGAACTTAAAAAAGCTATGATTGAGTCATACACAAGTATGCCCAATTCATATTGGAGGGAACATCAAATCAAAACATTAATTGATAATTTCCCTGACGGTCAGGTAGTAATTAAAGTCAATAATCACATTGCTGGATGTGCGTTATCGATTATTGTTGACTATAGTAAATTTGATGACAAGCACACTTACAAAGAAATAACGGGAAACTATACTTTCTCGACGCACAATCCGGATGGAGATGTTTTGTACGGAATCGATGTTTTTATTAAACCGGAGTTTCGTGGCTTACGATTGGGCCGACGATTGTACGATTACCGAAAAGAATTGAGCGAACGTCTAAATCTGAAGGGAGTCGCTTTTGGCGGACGAATACCAAACTATCACAAATACGCCGATAAATTATCTCCAAAAGAGTACATCGAAAAAGTAAGAAGAAAAGAAATTCACGACCCGGTGTTGAATTTTCAGGTTTCCAATGATTTTCATCCGTCCAAAATTCTGAAAAACTATTTGGAAGGAGATGAAGATTCGAATGACTATGCTGTACTTTTGGAATGGGATAATATTTACTATGAGAAAAAGAATAAAAAACCCAGTATCATAAAAAAAGTAGTGCGGCTTGGTTTGATTCAATGGCAAATGCGGTCTTATAACAATTTGGATGAGCTAATGCATCAAGCCGAATATTTTGTGGATGCCGTTTCAGGCTACCGTTCAGACTTTGCCTTGTTCCCAGAATTCTTTAATGCCCCTCTCATGGCTAAAGACAATCATTTATCAGAGCCTGAGGCAATCAGAAAATTGGCTAAACATACAGAAACCATCGTTCAGAAATTTTCGGAACTGGCCATTTCTTACAACATCAATATTATTTCCGGTAGTCTGCCTGAAATCAAAGATGACCGATTGTATAACGTTGGTTACTTGTGCAAACGAGACGGTAGTATTGAGCGTTATGAGAAACTTCACACAACACCCGACGAAGTGAAAGTTTGGGGCATGCAAAACGGATCGGAATTGAAAGTATTTGATACCGATTGCGGGAAAATTGGCATCCTTATTTGTTATGATGTTGAATTTCCTGAATTGAGTCGATTGCTGGCCGACGAAGGAATGGATATTTTGTTTGTGCCGTTTTTAACCGATACACAAAACGGCTATTCCCGGGTTCGAAACTGTGCGCAGGCCAGGGCTATTGAAAATGAATGCTACGTTGCCATTGCAGGTAGTGTAGGCAACTTGCCAAAGGTACACAACATGGATATTCAATATGCCCAGTCGATGGTATTTACCCCCTGCGACTTTGCTTTTCCAGCCAATGGAATTAAAGCCGAAGCAACGCCAAATACCGAAATGATTCTAATTGCCGATGTAGATATCGACTTACTTCGCGAATTGAACCAGTTTGGTAGTGTACGTAACTTAAAGGATAGACGAAAAGATATTTATAATTTGAAAAAACTGTAA
- the nhaA gene encoding Na+/H+ antiporter NhaA — MIDKLLITPFQKFVKIESFSGILLFIATLLALIWANSPLSHLYDSLWQYKIGITTSNFELNKPIILWINDGLMAVFFFLIGLEIKRELLIGELNTVRKASFPFFAALGGMLVPVAMFFLLNNNQSTSNAWGVPMATDIAFSLAILKLLGKRIPLGLKVFLTAFAIVDDLIAVLVIAIFYSGDIQWILLGYAVIPLAILIFLAYRKIYFPYFVFIIGILVWYLFLKSGIHPTVAGVIMAFTIPIRQKIDIKTYSRKLMGIAKDIEETCEKPILSDHQIEQIDNLEDWTSQVQSPLQHLEHKLHNWVAYFIMPVFALSNAGIKFGTDINMELPLVINIALCLIIGNSVGVSLISLIGIKLKLAELPKGVKAIQVVGISFLAGIGFTMAIFIANLAFISNPEFIDSAKIGILIGSFISGIIGYLVLRVGSKSNVTQHG; from the coding sequence ATGATAGATAAATTACTCATCACTCCATTTCAGAAATTTGTTAAAATAGAAAGCTTTAGTGGAATTCTGCTTTTTATAGCAACTCTGCTTGCATTAATCTGGGCAAACTCACCTCTTTCTCATTTATACGATTCATTATGGCAGTATAAAATCGGGATAACAACATCTAATTTCGAACTAAATAAACCAATAATACTTTGGATTAACGATGGCTTAATGGCTGTCTTCTTTTTCCTGATAGGGTTGGAAATTAAACGCGAACTCTTAATTGGCGAACTCAATACGGTTCGAAAAGCAAGTTTTCCATTTTTCGCTGCTTTAGGCGGGATGCTGGTTCCTGTTGCGATGTTCTTTTTACTCAATAACAATCAAAGCACATCAAACGCATGGGGAGTTCCTATGGCAACCGATATTGCATTCTCTCTCGCCATCCTTAAACTTCTTGGAAAAAGAATTCCTTTGGGTTTAAAAGTGTTTCTAACCGCTTTTGCCATTGTCGATGATCTGATTGCTGTATTGGTAATTGCAATTTTTTACAGTGGAGATATCCAATGGATTTTGTTAGGATATGCGGTAATTCCTCTTGCAATTCTAATCTTTCTGGCATACCGGAAAATCTATTTTCCCTATTTCGTTTTTATTATTGGTATACTCGTTTGGTATCTGTTTTTAAAATCAGGCATTCATCCGACAGTTGCAGGTGTAATAATGGCATTTACCATTCCCATCAGGCAAAAAATTGATATCAAGACCTATTCCCGCAAATTAATGGGCATTGCCAAGGATATTGAAGAAACATGTGAAAAACCAATCCTCTCTGATCATCAGATTGAACAAATCGATAATTTGGAAGATTGGACCAGTCAGGTGCAGTCCCCCTTACAACATTTAGAACACAAACTGCACAACTGGGTTGCCTATTTTATTATGCCGGTATTTGCATTATCAAATGCAGGAATCAAGTTTGGTACAGATATAAATATGGAACTGCCTTTGGTAATTAACATCGCCCTTTGTTTAATCATTGGAAACAGTGTTGGTGTATCCTTAATATCCTTAATCGGTATTAAACTGAAGTTGGCCGAATTGCCTAAAGGAGTTAAAGCCATTCAGGTAGTAGGAATATCCTTTCTGGCTGGGATAGGATTTACAATGGCAATATTTATTGCTAATCTGGCTTTTATCAGCAATCCTGAATTTATCGATTCGGCTAAAATTGGTATCTTGATCGGCTCATTTATCTCGGGAATAATTGGCTATTTGGTTCTAAGAGTTGGGAGTAAATCAAATGTAACACAACATGGATAA